The following proteins come from a genomic window of Lemur catta isolate mLemCat1 chromosome 4, mLemCat1.pri, whole genome shotgun sequence:
- the ASPRV1 gene encoding retroviral-like aspartic protease 1: MLAGGRGEKGRSFQNKEEWGALGAQPGHQKASAEPAGHSSTCLWPQQSVRHPWPAPCCLPKAGQVRNTLLRDTSFSSVIAPTLLCGLLFLAWVAAEVPEASRGMAGSGARSQEGRRQHAFVPEPFDGANVAPSLWLHRFEVINDLNHWDHVTKLRFLKESLRGDALEVYSALSSQDQGDYGTVKETLLKAFGVPGVTPSSLPKEIVFANSMGKGYYLKGKIGKVPVRFLVDSGAQVSVVHPSLWEEVTDGDLDTLRPFENVVKVANGAEMKILGVWDTAVSLGKLKLKAQFLVANASAEEAIIGTDVLQDHNAVLDFEHRTCTLKGKKFRLLPVGGSLEDEFDLELIEEDPSSEEGREQHSH, translated from the coding sequence atgctggcaggagggcggGGCGAGAAGGGGCGGAGCTTCCAGAACAAAGAAGAATGGGGAGCCCTGGgggcccagcctgggcatcaAAAAGCCTCTGCAGAGCCAGCAGGCCACAGCAGCACCTGCCTCTGGCCCCAGCAGTCAGTCAGACACCCGTGGCCAGCTCCCTGCTGCTTGCCCAAGGCCGGGCAAGTAAGGAACACCCTGCTTCGAGATACCTCGTTCTCCAGCGTGATTGCGCCGACACTGCTCTGTGGCCTTCTCTTCTTGGCGTGGGTTGCTGCTGAAGTTCCAGAGGCGAGCAGAGGGATGGCTGGGAGCggagccaggagccaggaagGCCGCCGGCAGCATGCCTTCGTCCCGGAGCCTTTTGATGGAGCCAATGTGGCCCCAAGCCTCTGGCTGCACCGCTTTGAGGTCATCAACGACCTCAACCACTGGGACCACGTCACCAAACTAAGGTTCCTGAAAGAGTCCCTCAGGGGAGACGCCCTGGAGGTCTACAGTGCGCTCAGTTCCCAGGACCAGGGAGACTATGGGACTGTGAAGGAGACCCTCCTGAAGGCCTTCGGGGTCCCTGGGGtcacccccagctccctgcccaaAGAGATCGTCTTTGCCAACAGCATGGGTAAGGGCTACTACCTCAAGGGGAAGATTGGCAAAGTGCCCGTGAGGTTCCTGGTGGACTCCGGGGCCCAGGTCTCCGTGGTGCACCCAAGCTTGTGGGAGGAGGTCACCGATGGCGATCTGGACACCCTGCGGCCCTTTGAGAATGTGGTGAAGGTGGCCAACGGTGCTGAAATGAAGATCCTGGGCGTCTGGGATACAGCGGTGTCGCTGGGCAAGCTGAAGCTGAAGGCGCAGTTCCTAGTGGCCAATGCAAGTGCCGAGGAGGCCATCATTGGCACGGACGTGCTCCAGGACCACAACGCCGTCCTGGACTTCGAGCACCGCACGTGCACCCTGAAAGGGAAGAAGTTCCGCCTTCTGCCTGTGGGAGGGTCCCTGGAAGATGAGTTTGACCTGGAGCTCATAGAGGAGGACCCCTCCTCAGAGGAGGGGCGGGAGCAGCATTCCCACTGA